Part of the Brassica oleracea var. oleracea cultivar TO1000 chromosome C8, BOL, whole genome shotgun sequence genome is shown below.
CTGGTTTCCTATGGAAAAATAGTACCTCCTCAGCGGCTGGTGCAAGAGTTTCTTGGGCAGATATATGTCATCCCAAGAAGGAGGGAGGTCTTGGTCTTAGAAGGCTTGAGGACTTTGAGATGGTGTTTAGGTTGAAGAGAATTTGGCTCTTTTTCACTGCCTCGGGTTCCTTATGGGTTCCTTGGGTGAAAAGTAATCGGTTCGGAGACAGAAGTATATGGCTAGTTAACGAATCGCCAAGGTTCTCCAAAACTGTCCGGAGCATGCTAGGGCTGAGAGAGCAGCTCCACACTTATCTCCGTTGCATTGTCCGCGATGGAAGAACAGCTCTGTTCTGGTTCGATTTCTGGACCGACCTTGGTCCTTTAATTCTCCTCTTCGGAAGCTCAGGGCCTGTCTCGCTCAGGATTCCCCTTAATGCTACGGTTGCGCAAGCTGTACACAATGGTCACTGGAACCTACCTCCTGCTAGATCTGATTATGCAGAGACGCTACAAATTGTTTTATCAACAACTGACGTTCCAAGTGACTCCAACGGAAATGATGTCTATCTATGGTGAGCTCGTTCTGGTGGTTTTGGTGCGTCTTTCTCCTCTCCGGCTACGTGGGAGAGGCTTCGTACTCCTAAGCCCCAAGTCCAGTGGCACTCAACGGTGTGGTTTAGGGAGGAGATTCCCCGGTGTTCCTTTACCACTTGGACTGCCATTCTTGGTAGACTCCCAACTCGAGACAGACTGATCTCCTGGGGACTTTCTCTTCCTCCAGGTTGTGTTTTATGTTCAAATGCTATTGAATCTCACTCCCATCTTTTCTTTGAGTGCTCGTTTGCTGCTGTTGCTTGGAATCGTTTTCGTGGCAGGTTTTTGGCGTCTCCCCCTCCTTCTGTCGCAGCAGTGGTGGATCTATGTCGTCATCTTCAAGGTCCGCATGCATCTAGGGTTGCAGTGGTGATGAAGCTTCTCAACCAAGTCATTATCTATAACCTGTGGCGTGAACGGAATGCCCGCATATTCAGAGACGTATCGATGACTCAGGAGGCATTCTATAAGGTGGTGGATCGTGGCATCAAGGATCGGTTGCTGTCTCTCCCGTCAGTCTCTGCTTCCTCTCCCTCGCTTCTCGAATTGTACTTTTGGATTGTCTCCCCCTACAGTTAACTCCCCCTCGGTGTTGTTATTGATGTTGTAGTTGCATCGCCTCGTTACTCTCTCTTCTCTTCGCTCCTTTTCTTCTCCTTTTTGTAATAAGTTGTGTCTCTTCACAACATTGTAAAACTTAGAAAATGGTTATAAATCTTAACATTTAGACCAAAAGAAAAACTTGACTAGTGAGAAAGACAGTAATACAAAGTTACAAACCACCTAAAAATAGATTATTAATCCACCTTAATGAAAAAATACTATTTTTGCAAGTTGAAAAATCGAACAAACAGGCTTACAACATCGTTAATCTAAAGAAGGCCAAAATATTATTGGGCCGGGCCTTAAAAACAGAAAAGCCTATTATCATCTTCTCAAACGTCTTTTCTCCTTCTCCCCCCAAAACCTGCCGCCGAGCACCGCCGAATTGTTGTACAAGGGTCTCTCTCTCTCTCTCTCTCTCTCTCTCTCTCTCTCTCTCTCTCGCTTTCAACGGCATAAACGGTAAAACCCTTCTCTCTCTCTCTCGGAAGTTTTGATTTTTATTTTCTGAAAATCGTGTTTGTAGTGATAGGAAAGAATGGAGGGGAGATTGGCTAATATGTGGAGGTTGACGGTGAACGAAAGTAAGTTCGTGGAGACAGCGTTGCAGTCCGAGCTCAGAGTAGATGGTCGTGGTCTTTATGATTACCGCAAGCTTACTATTAAGTTTGGCAAGTAAGTGCTATCCACTTGTTGACACTGTTCTGCTATTCTTAGCTCAGAAAGACTTCAACTTTTCTTGTGGGTTTTTGAGCTTTTTTTTCATCTTTGTGTGAGTGAACAGAGAATATGGTAGCTCAGAAGTTCAACTTGGTCACACTCATGTGATGGGTTTTGTGACTGCTCAGCTGGTTCAGCCTTACAAAGACAGACCTAATGAAGGCTCTCTATCTATCTTCACTGAGTTTTCTCCTATGGCTGATCCTTCCTTTGAGCCTGGTCGTCCTGGCGAATCTGCTGTAGAGCTTGGACGTATTATAGACCGTGGTCTAAGGTAAGTCTCCATTTTAAAACGAGTCTGGTTTGTGTCGTTGGAGTAATGGTAGATTGGTCAATGTATTGGTTGCAGAGAGAGTCGTGCGGTGGATACAGAGTCACTCTGCGTTCTAGCTGGAAAGAAGGTCTGGTCTGTTCGCATTGATCTTCACATCTTAGACAATGGAGGGTATGTTTGTTTTATTGGTTACAGTTGAGTTATGTTCATTGAAGGTTAAGATGATCTCTTATCTTATTTGTGTGTTTTGAACACTCGTCTTTGTAATAGGAACTTGGTTGATGCTGCAAATATTGCGGCGTTGGCAGCGCTTATGACGTTTAGAAGACCTGACTGCACTGTAGGAGGAGAGAGCAATCAAGAAGTTATCATACATTCACTAGAGGTTAGTTCATGTTCTTTGTCATCTTGTAATAATTTGTTACAGTAGAGAAAGAAGCTCTCAACTGTTTTTACTTTCTTTTGGCAGGAAAGGGAGCCAGTCCCACTGATAATACATCATCTCCCTATAGCCTTCACGTTTGGATTTTTCAACAAAGGCAACATTGTGGTAACAAAACTGTGTGTTTTATTGAGTCTTTTGCTTTGTTTATGAGATAATAGATGTGATTGTGTTGTTATTGCAGGTGATGGACCCAACTTATATT
Proteins encoded:
- the LOC106309656 gene encoding protein RRP45A, with the translated sequence MEGRLANMWRLTVNESKFVETALQSELRVDGRGLYDYRKLTIKFGKEYGSSEVQLGHTHVMGFVTAQLVQPYKDRPNEGSLSIFTEFSPMADPSFEPGRPGESAVELGRIIDRGLRESRAVDTESLCVLAGKKVWSVRIDLHILDNGGNLVDAANIAALAALMTFRRPDCTVGGESNQEVIIHSLEEREPVPLIIHHLPIAFTFGFFNKGNIVVMDPTYIEEEVMCGRMTVTVNANGDICAIQKPGEEGVNQSVILHCLRLASSRAAATTKIIREEVEAYNREKSLQKVKRHPTLAKPEVSGPIVVVKEGHKMSEDEAIAAEISREYVERLNLSSVELKSSKEQEAVAASPGNFKGGPSNWDPYTEAMDVDSLKASLASRGVSVTKSTIKKKANDSGNVQKEVTGDLEMKDTAETTKHKSGEMTLKDAVKPKKKRKNKSS